The Streptomyces sp. NBC_00224 genome contains the following window.
GGCGGTGGAGCCCGGCTCGTACACGTCCTGGAGGGCCGCGTTGCCCAGCGCCGCCTTGTTGGCGTGCGAGAGGTCGCCCGGGTCGAAGCCGGGGGCGTTGGCCATGGCCAGGACCTCGCCGGTGTCGGTGCGCTGGACCACCACATAGCCCCGGTCGGCCTGGGACTTGCGGACCTGGTCGGCGACGGCCTTCTGGGCCATCCACTGGATGTCCCGGTCGATGGTCAGCTCGACGCCCGAGCCGGGCACGGCCGGTGTCTCGTGGGTGCCCGCCGTGGGCACCCGGCGGCCGCCGGACTGGGCGTAGGTGATCTTGCCGTCCTGACCGGCCAGAACCTTGTCGAGCTGGGACTCCAGGCCCCCGCCGCCGCGCCCCTCGGCGTTGACGTAGCCCAGTATCCCGGCGGCGAGGTCGCCGTTGGGGTAGACCCGCTTGCTGCTGGACTCGTTGAAGACGCCGCCCAGCACATTGGCGCCGGGGCCGCCCTTGGCCAGGTCGGCGCGGGCCTTCTCGGCGAAGACCTTCTTGAGGTCCTTGATCTGGTTCCACACCTGCGGGGTCTGGCGGCGGGCCAGGACCACATAGCGGCTCTTGGGCGTCTTGAGCTTCTTGGCGATCTCCTCCTGGTCCTTGCCGATCAGCGGGGACAGGAGGGCCGCGGCCTGCTCGGGGGCGTCGTCGGCCTTGCTGGCCGCCGGCGTGAACATCGACGGGTCGGCGGTGATGTCGTACGCGTCGACGCTGGTGGCCAGGGCGATGCCGTCGCGGTCGGTGATCTCGCCGCGCTCGGCGGGCAGCGCATAGCTGGCGTACCGGTTCTTCTCCGCCTTGGCGGAGTACGCGCTGGCGTCGACCGCCTGCACCTGGAGCAGCCGGACCACGAACGCGATCATGATGAGGGTGAGCCCCAGGCTGACCAGGCGCAGCCGGGGCCGGGGGCTGCCGAGTCTGATGCGTGCGGGCGCCTTGGGGCGGCGCTGCGCCGGGCGGGCCTGGGGGCGCGGCCGCGCGGGTGCTGGCACCCGGCGGCGCGGCGGTTCCTGAGGGCTCACTGCGTCACCTGCCGGGGGTCGGGGAGGTCTTCGCGGGGGCGGGCGCCTGGGGTGCGGCGGGAGCGGCGGCACTCGGCGACGTGCCGGAGGAGGTGTGCGCGGGCGCGGGGACCGGCGCGGGGGTCCCGTGCGGCTGGGTGCCGGGCACCGGGGACGCCGCGGGGGCGTCGGTGGCCGGGGCGGTCACGGTCGCGCCCTGGACCAGCTCGGGGCTGAGCGCCGGGGCCGGCCGGGCGGCGCCCGCGCCGGGCACGCCCTTGACCGTGCCGTCCGGGTTGAGGAAGAGGGGGCTGGTGCCGGGGACCATGCCGAGCTCGGTGGCCCGGCGGGAGAGCGCGTCGGGGGCGGAGAGGCCGTCCACGTCGTGCTGGAGCGCCTGCTGCTCGTCGGTGAGCCCGGTGGTCTCGCGGCGCAGCTCGCTCAGCTTGAACGAGCCCTCGTTCAGCGCGGAGTTCAGCAGCAGCAGGCTGATCAGACCGCCGCCGAGGAGCACGACGACCAGCAGCACGAAGGGGGTGCGGGCGGCGCTGCGCGCGCCCGCCGGGGGCAGCAGCCGGCCGAGCCGGGCCGCCCGCCCCCGCAGCTGCCTGGCCGGTCCGCTCACCGCACATCCTCCCGGATCCGCTGGGCCCCGCGGAACCTGGCGGGGGCCGCCCGCCGGTTCTCGGCGATCTCCTCCTCCGTGGGCAGCTCCGCGCCGCGGGTGAGGAGCTTGAGGCGCGGCTGGTACTGCTCGGGCACGACCGGCAGCCCCGGCGGGGCGGTGTTGGCCGCGCCGGCCGCGAAGACCTGCTTGACCAGGCGGTCCTCCAGCGAGTGGTACGACAGGACCGCGATCCGGCCGCCGACGTCCAGGGCCGCCACGGCCGCCGGGATCGCCCGCTCAAGGACCGAGAGCTCGCCGTTGACCTCGATGCGCAGGGCCTGGAACGTGCGCTTGGCGGGGTTGCCGCCGGTGCGCTTGGCGGCCTGCGGCAGCGAGTCGCGGATCAGCTCGACGAGCCGCGCGCTGTTGCTGAACGGCTCCTTCTCGCGCTCGCGGACGACCGCCGAGACGATCCGCTTGGCCTGCTTCTCCTCGCCGTACTGCCGAAGGATCCGCACCAGCTCGCCCGGCGCGTAGGTGTTGAGCACCTCGGCCGCGCTGACGCCGGTGGTCTGGTCCATGCGCATGTCGAGCGGGGCGTCCTGCGCGTAGGCGAAGCCTCGGTCGGCCTCGTCGAGCTGCATCGAGGAGACGCCGAGGTCGAAGAGGATGCCCTGGACGCGCGGGATGCCGAGCCGCTCCAGGACCTCGGGGAGCTCGTCGTAGACGGCGTGGACCAGGGTCGCGCGCTCCCCGTAGGGCGCCAGGCGCTCGCCGGAGAGCCGCAGGGCCTCCTTGTCCCGGTCGAGGGCGATCAGGCGCGCCTCGGGGAACTGGGTGAGCAGTGCTTCACTGTGGCCGCCGAGGCCCAGGGTGCAGTCGACGACGACCGCCCCGGGCTGCGTCAGGGCCGGGGCCAGCAGGTCCAGGCACCGCTGGAGCATCACCGGGACGTGCCGCTGCTGTCCCTCCGCTCGCCCGC
Protein-coding sequences here:
- a CDS encoding peptidoglycan D,D-transpeptidase FtsI family protein: MSPQEPPRRRVPAPARPRPQARPAQRRPKAPARIRLGSPRPRLRLVSLGLTLIMIAFVVRLLQVQAVDASAYSAKAEKNRYASYALPAERGEITDRDGIALATSVDAYDITADPSMFTPAASKADDAPEQAAALLSPLIGKDQEEIAKKLKTPKSRYVVLARRQTPQVWNQIKDLKKVFAEKARADLAKGGPGANVLGGVFNESSSKRVYPNGDLAAGILGYVNAEGRGGGGLESQLDKVLAGQDGKITYAQSGGRRVPTAGTHETPAVPGSGVELTIDRDIQWMAQKAVADQVRKSQADRGYVVVQRTDTGEVLAMANAPGFDPGDLSHANKAALGNAALQDVYEPGSTAKVMSMAAVLEENAATPLTHVTVPNRLHRGDRLFKDDIDHPTWNLTLNGVLAKSSNIGTILAVEQLGKTDAEADQVLYSYLRKFGLGSPTGLGYPGETPGILAPPQKWSTSQQYTVRFGQGLSLSAMQAASVYSTIANGGVRIEPTLVRGTKGPDGRFTPAPAPKQSRVVSEKTARTVAQMLESVVGDEEGTGIKARIPGYRVAGKTGTANRVDPKTGRYHGYTASFAGFAPADKPAITVYCAIQNPTKGSYFGGQICGPIYKQVMEFALKTLQIPPTGAKQPNLPVSFGGND
- the rsmH gene encoding 16S rRNA (cytosine(1402)-N(4))-methyltransferase RsmH, whose translation is MTGREALPSEGDGGRAEGQQRHVPVMLQRCLDLLAPALTQPGAVVVDCTLGLGGHSEALLTQFPEARLIALDRDKEALRLSGERLAPYGERATLVHAVYDELPEVLERLGIPRVQGILFDLGVSSMQLDEADRGFAYAQDAPLDMRMDQTTGVSAAEVLNTYAPGELVRILRQYGEEKQAKRIVSAVVREREKEPFSNSARLVELIRDSLPQAAKRTGGNPAKRTFQALRIEVNGELSVLERAIPAAVAALDVGGRIAVLSYHSLEDRLVKQVFAAGAANTAPPGLPVVPEQYQPRLKLLTRGAELPTEEEIAENRRAAPARFRGAQRIREDVR
- a CDS encoding septum formation initiator; protein product: MSGPARQLRGRAARLGRLLPPAGARSAARTPFVLLVVVLLGGGLISLLLLNSALNEGSFKLSELRRETTGLTDEQQALQHDVDGLSAPDALSRRATELGMVPGTSPLFLNPDGTVKGVPGAGAARPAPALSPELVQGATVTAPATDAPAASPVPGTQPHGTPAPVPAPAHTSSGTSPSAAAPAAPQAPAPAKTSPTPGR